TAACAATAGAACTACGACAAGTGATGATGGGTATACTTCCGCATATGACTATTGCTTAGAAACTGAAAAAAGATTGGCAAAATTACTTTCTAGCATTGAGAATGCGGGCAAGGTTGATATAATGATAACTTTTGAAAGCACGCCCGAACGTGTTATTGCCTATATAACAAGTTCCAGTAAGAGCATCTCAACAGGAGGTGATGGCGGTTATAACGAAAATGATCAAAACTCGTCTAGTCCTCAAATTATTTATGTTTCAGGTAACCAAATTCCGCTTATTTTAAAAGAACTTTCGCCTAAGGTTATAGGAGTTTTAATCGTTGCCGAAGGCGCTGATGATGTAAAAGTAAAGTTGGACATTATCAATGCGGTATCAGTATTGCTTAATATAAGCAAAGATCAAATAAAAGTACTAACTATGAATAAAGGGTAATCAAACTTAATAAACATATTATATATACCAAATATGGAGGGAATAATTTTTATGCTAAGCAAAAAAAAGAAAATTATTATATTAGCAGGAATGCTGGTATTATTAGTAATTACTGGAATATTAAATGTAGTTTTAAATCAAACCACTAAAGGCACTAAGGATACACCTGTAGTAGCTGGAAATTTCTTTGAAACTTATAGAAGCGATAGATTAGAAACCCGCAATCAGACAATAATGTATCTTGATGCTATTATTAACAGTGAAGCTTCTTCAGAAGCTGATAAAGCTGCAGCGCAAGCCGAAAAACTAAAAATAGCAACAGCCATGAACCAAGAATTGGTAATAGAAGGTCTAATTAAGGCACAAGGCTTTGAGGACTGTGTTGTTACTACCGGAGCAAATATTAATGTTATAATAAAATCTGATCCTTTAACAGAGGATGAATTAATTCAGATTTTGTATATTGTTACTGAAGAAACAGGAAAACAACCGTCTGAAATAAATATAATCCCTATATCATAAATTTTAAACTCTTGTTTTTATAAATGATATATGCTAAAATATTTACATTAAAGACTAGGAGAAAAAATGGGTGGTAAGAGCCTGCAATCGAATCATACAGGTAGTACCATTTATGGCAAAAATGTAATTTTGTCCATAATCACTCTTGCTGCAAAAGAGATTACAGGTGTTGTGTCTTTGCAGGGCAAGGGAGTCAAAATTGACATTGATGAGGACAACAACATTTCTGTTGATGTTTTTTTGAAGATACTTTACGGACACAGTGTCTCCGATGTCGCTTTTCGTGTTCAAGAGAACATAAAGCGAAGCGTGGAGACTATGTCTGTTTATAGAGTTAGCACCATTAATGTAAATGTATTAGAAGTGGGTTTTGAAGAATAAGTTTGTTTCAAAAGATAGCATAGAAAAAGCCTTCACTATCAAAGCAATTGTGGTGAAGGCTGCCCTAATGGAGGAGTTTTTGTGAAAAGACCTATAGAGAAAATCTTATTAATTCTCAATTCGTTAATAGGTTTGATTTTTATAGGCAGCGTAGTAATTTCTAAAATACCGCTGTTTAAATTAAACATATTGGACAAGTATTTAAATTACAGTTTTGGTAAAGGCGGAATTTTGATTACAGCTTTTGTTTTGGCTGGTGTTTATTTGATATTATCAATATTACTTATCGTAAACAGATTGAGATTTACCAATAACTCAATATATGTTTATGGAGAGTCCTCTATAGGTGTAACTTCACATAATATAAAAAAGATAGCAAAATCCGTTTGTAAAGAAATTGAAGGAATAAAATCAGTTAACATAGATATACAGTTGGGAGAGTTTGGTAACTGCTTGTTAGTTAATGCCAAACTTTATGACGGCTATGATTTTCAGGCTTTGGTTGGAAAGCTTCGTCCTAAACTTGAAGAAGCTATCACCATGAATTTGGGCATAAAGTTTCCTTCTTACAAGTTTGCTGATGGAAATGTTTTGTTTGAATTTGGGGCACCTTATGCTGGTGTAGGAATAGATTTGGACGTTGAAAAGCCTAGCAACAATGAGGTTGTAATGCCTGAATCTCCCAAAACTATGGAGCCTGTTAAAAAGTCTGAAGAAGACATTGAAGATACTTTTGTTGCGCCCGTTGAACCTTTTGATGTTGAGACTGACGAAATTCAAAAGGATAATGTATTTCCTGATGTTGATTTTGAGCCTCAAGAGCCTGATGTGTTTACAGAAG
This DNA window, taken from Clostridia bacterium, encodes the following:
- a CDS encoding SpoIIIAH-like family protein, giving the protein MLSKKKKIIILAGMLVLLVITGILNVVLNQTTKGTKDTPVVAGNFFETYRSDRLETRNQTIMYLDAIINSEASSEADKAAAQAEKLKIATAMNQELVIEGLIKAQGFEDCVVTTGANINVIIKSDPLTEDELIQILYIVTEETGKQPSEINIIPIS
- a CDS encoding Asp23/Gls24 family envelope stress response protein translates to MGGKSLQSNHTGSTIYGKNVILSIITLAAKEITGVVSLQGKGVKIDIDEDNNISVDVFLKILYGHSVSDVAFRVQENIKRSVETMSVYRVSTINVNVLEVGFEE